The stretch of DNA CTGCCGCCGGGCCTCCCGGCGATGTCCACATACTTGCGCAGCTCGATATAGCCCTCGGTGCCGAGGATGACGAGGCGGCCATCGCCCCATGTGGGCAGCCCATCGGGCGTCAGCCAGTCGACGCGGATGTAGCCGGTGGCGCTGGGGCTGCGCAGCGTCATGTCGCCAAAATCTTCAAGCGTGGGCTGCTGGGGGTGGGCGTAGTTGGCCACCTGCGCGGCCACCACCTGCGCGCTGGTCGAGCCGGTGAAGAACAGGAACTGGTCGACCTGATGCGAGGCGATGTCGGCCAGGATGCCGCCCGCGCGCTCGGGCTGGAAGAACCACGCCGGGCGGCTGGCCAGGCCCAGGCGGTGCGGCCCCAGGCCAAGCGTCTGCACGACCTGGCCGATCGCCCCGGCCTGCACCAGCTGGCCCGCCCGCACGGTGGCGTGGTTGCCCAGGCGCTCGCTGAAGAACACCGAGTAGATGCGGCCCGTCTCGGCCTGGGCGCGGCGCACCTCCTCCAGCTGGGCCAGCGTGGTGGCCCCCGGCTTGGCCACCAGCACATCCTTACCGTGGCGCATGGCGGCCACGCTCAGCGCGGCGCGCTCGGCGGGGATGGCGGCGCTGGCCAGCAGCGCGATGGTCGGGTCTTCGAGGATTTCGGCAGCTGAACGAGCAAATCTCGCCTGCGGAAACGTGGCCAAAAACGAAGAGGCGAGATCTGGCTCCTCGGCAAAACATGCGACAAGCTGGGCACCGGCGGCCAGCAGGCTCTCGACCATGCTGTAGATGTGGCCGTGATTCAGGCCAATGGCGGCGAAACGCACGGGCGGGTGTAGGTTCATCGGCACCCTCGCTTTCAGAGGCGGCGCTGCATGGCCGCATCATACCACCTCGGCAAGCATACACGGCCAAAATGTCAATTATTTTGGCAGACAAATAATTCAGCCCCACCAGTCTTGACACGCGATTTTGTTTGTATTACTATTGAGATCGAAGCGTTTCGACTATGCGTTTCGATAGCGGGATGATCCGCACCAGTAGGCCATGAGCCGCCGTGGGGTACTGATGCCAACCATGCTTGATGTTGCCAAGCGAGCAGGCGTTTCTCTGAGTACGGTCTCGTATGCCCTCAACGGCACACGGCCCATCTCGCAGGAGACACGACAGCGCATCTTCACCGCCATGGAAGAGCTGGGCTACCGCCCGCACGTGCTGGCGCGCGGCCTGGCCAGCAAACGCAGCCGCATCCTCGCGCTGCTCTTCCCCATCCCCGAGCGCGGGCTGGGCGTCACCGAGCTTGAATTTGTCTCTGGCGCAACCGACGCGGCCATGGAGCAGGGCTACAACCTGGTGCTGTGGTCCTCGGTGATCTCCGACGCCGAGGGGCTGCGCCACTTGATGCAGCAGGGCCTCGTCGATGGCGTGATCATGATGGAGGTCCACCTCCACGACGAGCGGATCGAGCTGCTGCGGGCCAGCGAGCTGCCCTTCGTGCTGATCGGGCGCACCGACAACTCGCAGGGCATCAGCTATGTCGATGTCGACTTCGCCCAGGCGTGCAGCGACACCGTGCGCTACCTCTACGAGCTGGGCCACACCCAGATCGCCTTTCTCAACCAATCACAGACCGAATTCAACACCGGCTACGGCCCGGTGATCCGCGCCGAGGCCAGCTTCCAGCAGGCGGTGGCGCGCCACCAGATCGCTGGCTACATCCGGCGCTGCGCCGCCACCCCTGCGGCTGGCCACGCCGCGCTGAGCAGCCTGCTCGACGAGTGCCCCGATATCACCGCCATGGTCGCCATGAACGAGCGCGCCATCCCAGGCGTGCTGCAGGCCGTAGGCGAGCAGGGCTGGAAAGTCCCCGAACACTTCTCGCTTGTCTCGATCGTCTCCTCGGAGCGCGTGGCCGACATGAGCGTGCCGCCGCTGACGACGATGACCTCGCCAAGCGCCGAGATAGGCCGCCTGAGCGTGCTCCAGCTCATCCAGCAGCTGGACACGAAGGAGCTAGAGCCGCCCCAGATGGTCATCCCATGCCACCTGGATGTGCGAGGCAGCTCTGCGCCCCCGCCGCACGAGCGGCTGGCC from Chloroflexia bacterium SDU3-3 encodes:
- a CDS encoding Gfo/Idh/MocA family oxidoreductase is translated as MNLHPPVRFAAIGLNHGHIYSMVESLLAAGAQLVACFAEEPDLASSFLATFPQARFARSAAEILEDPTIALLASAAIPAERAALSVAAMRHGKDVLVAKPGATTLAQLEEVRRAQAETGRIYSVFFSERLGNHATVRAGQLVQAGAIGQVVQTLGLGPHRLGLASRPAWFFQPERAGGILADIASHQVDQFLFFTGSTSAQVVAAQVANYAHPQQPTLEDFGDMTLRSPSATGYIRVDWLTPDGLPTWGDGRLVILGTEGYIELRKYVDIAGRPGGSHLFLCDARQTSYVPCEDVELPFARQLLADIRDRTATSMPQGHVFLASELALRAQAQAARLGFLAHEKTPASS
- a CDS encoding LacI family transcriptional regulator, which codes for MSRRGVLMPTMLDVAKRAGVSLSTVSYALNGTRPISQETRQRIFTAMEELGYRPHVLARGLASKRSRILALLFPIPERGLGVTELEFVSGATDAAMEQGYNLVLWSSVISDAEGLRHLMQQGLVDGVIMMEVHLHDERIELLRASELPFVLIGRTDNSQGISYVDVDFAQACSDTVRYLYELGHTQIAFLNQSQTEFNTGYGPVIRAEASFQQAVARHQIAGYIRRCAATPAAGHAALSSLLDECPDITAMVAMNERAIPGVLQAVGEQGWKVPEHFSLVSIVSSERVADMSVPPLTTMTSPSAEIGRLSVLQLIQQLDTKELEPPQMVIPCHLDVRGSSAPPPHERLAKSRTVS